The following proteins come from a genomic window of Mucinivorans hirudinis:
- a CDS encoding Immunoreactive 53 kDa antigen PG123, with amino-acid sequence MLQISRRILLLLLAFWGIVGICFAQQKESTNNFSIDFRYGSETLYAAYGDNKRVLAALKSDIINNRTLISEHKQHIRIVSVIPASEKGNIAAINFASIRGAVVRQWLRDQFSWLLESDFSFYISAVSDRNAVEVSLINSPIEDKHQSDIFFSLAKGYPEKVDYAVARYKRVPFLDGSQMFEQTGMDFSIIDPALDPTLTKKIEGAIDEQIVVTIYYRWDKDNLDKTYLTNTQTLSQIDSLLHLKSADYIDSLRIVAYASPEGPPDYNKRLSERRANTLKNYLLSTYPRLREDQIITVAKGENWDGFRRMALADPKLPMKEQVLSIIDNPNITDLQRQAQIAKMDGGRLYKNYILPNYYRYLRTGASLFVVYNPGKPVDIDFEPIEVTIIEPEPELIVIVEPEPEPEPEPELITKYPIALRTNLLYDALGAANLGIEVPIGEHFSVIGDFAYSYWRSSKNLYALQTLEYGIEGRYWFGVSERREGANANWAKPLKGWNVGVYGRYWQRYDAQWIDGVQGDGTWSVGLTAGYAFPIGKQLSFEAGIGAGWLSTTEYRHYHQPEYDKEGKYHLMWQQTGNWRGLSITKVRFSLVWLIEYQKRGGQK; translated from the coding sequence ATGTTACAAATATCAAGACGCATATTGTTACTTCTACTTGCCTTTTGGGGTATAGTAGGGATTTGCTTTGCACAGCAAAAAGAGTCTACAAATAACTTTTCGATTGATTTCAGATATGGTAGCGAGACCTTGTATGCTGCCTATGGGGATAATAAGAGGGTGTTAGCTGCCTTGAAATCGGACATAATTAATAACCGCACTCTAATTTCGGAGCATAAACAGCATATTAGAATTGTATCGGTTATTCCTGCGTCGGAGAAGGGGAATATAGCTGCCATAAACTTTGCATCTATTCGGGGGGCTGTTGTTCGTCAATGGTTGAGAGACCAATTTTCGTGGCTCTTGGAGTCCGATTTTTCGTTTTACATCTCTGCCGTTAGCGACCGAAATGCTGTTGAGGTAAGTTTGATTAACTCGCCTATTGAAGATAAACACCAGAGCGATATTTTCTTCTCTTTGGCTAAGGGTTATCCAGAGAAGGTGGACTATGCCGTGGCTCGTTATAAGCGAGTGCCATTTCTTGATGGCAGCCAGATGTTTGAGCAGACGGGTATGGATTTCAGTATTATTGACCCTGCACTCGACCCAACTCTAACCAAAAAGATTGAAGGGGCTATTGATGAGCAGATAGTAGTAACTATCTATTATCGTTGGGATAAAGATAATTTAGACAAAACCTATCTCACGAATACTCAAACTCTCTCACAGATAGATTCTCTGCTACACCTCAAGAGTGCCGATTATATTGATTCATTGCGCATTGTTGCTTATGCATCGCCCGAAGGGCCGCCCGATTATAATAAACGACTCTCGGAGCGACGAGCCAATACGCTTAAAAATTATCTGCTCTCCACCTATCCTCGCCTGCGAGAAGATCAGATTATTACTGTTGCCAAGGGTGAAAACTGGGACGGTTTTCGTCGTATGGCACTGGCAGACCCTAAACTGCCTATGAAAGAGCAGGTTTTATCAATAATAGATAATCCTAACATCACCGACCTGCAACGACAAGCACAGATTGCAAAAATGGACGGTGGGCGGCTATATAAGAACTATATTCTGCCCAACTACTACCGCTACCTGCGAACCGGAGCTTCGTTGTTTGTGGTATATAATCCCGGCAAACCTGTTGATATCGACTTTGAACCTATTGAAGTGACCATCATAGAGCCTGAGCCCGAACTAATTGTGATAGTTGAGCCCGAACCAGAGCCAGAACCCGAACCCGAACTGATTACCAAATATCCGATCGCACTGCGCACTAATCTACTTTATGATGCTCTTGGTGCGGCAAACCTTGGTATTGAAGTTCCTATTGGCGAACATTTCTCGGTTATTGGCGACTTTGCCTACTCCTATTGGCGTAGCAGTAAAAATCTCTACGCTCTTCAGACATTGGAGTATGGCATTGAAGGTCGTTATTGGTTTGGGGTGAGCGAAAGAAGAGAGGGTGCGAATGCGAATTGGGCAAAGCCCCTCAAAGGGTGGAACGTAGGCGTTTACGGCAGATATTGGCAGCGATACGATGCCCAGTGGATAGATGGCGTTCAGGGCGACGGCACATGGTCGGTGGGTCTGACGGCAGGATATGCTTTCCCTATCGGCAAGCAACTCTCTTTTGAGGCTGGCATCGGTGCAGGTTGGCTGTCAACCACAGAATACCGCCACTATCACCAACCCGAATATGACAAAGAGGGTAAATATCACCTTATGTGGCAGCAGACCGGCAACTGGAGAGGATTGTCGATAACCAAAGTGCGATTCAGCCTTGTGTGGCTAATCGAATACCAAAAGAGAGGAGGGCAGAAATGA
- a CDS encoding Transcriptional regulator, AraC family, whose amino-acid sequence MKVCNTTACQTCHSNDKQSFKLLVFPCGRIAPPKKVADRLLFVLSGRLSVKADGQDEFFCDKDEIILLVRDKKYEVTVLEDTKLLVLTFATTYQICDKMGLRDAKHILDATRYKFHSLPIREPMKLILESVLYYLRDNITCGHWQKAKFLEFFVVYWNYYTLEEICHFFYPVINKDIGFHAKVMANCTKAKTVKELARLCGYSLTPFNKLFLEHFQHSSPYKWMLQQNAPLIKARLLDKTVPIKAIAAEFGFTDQTHLNRYCKRYFNTTALQIRNRND is encoded by the coding sequence ATGAAAGTATGTAATACAACAGCCTGTCAAACGTGTCATTCGAATGATAAACAGAGTTTTAAGTTATTAGTATTCCCTTGTGGAAGGATTGCTCCACCTAAGAAAGTAGCCGATCGTCTACTATTTGTTCTCTCTGGTAGATTGTCGGTGAAAGCTGATGGACAAGATGAGTTTTTTTGCGATAAAGATGAGATTATCCTCTTAGTAAGAGATAAGAAATATGAAGTTACTGTATTGGAAGACACAAAATTGCTTGTACTCACATTTGCCACAACTTATCAAATCTGTGATAAGATGGGGCTTAGGGATGCAAAACACATTCTGGATGCCACTCGATATAAATTTCACTCGCTTCCCATTAGAGAACCTATGAAATTAATATTAGAATCAGTATTATACTATCTACGTGATAATATTACTTGCGGTCATTGGCAAAAAGCTAAGTTCCTTGAATTTTTTGTTGTCTATTGGAATTACTATACCTTGGAAGAGATCTGCCATTTCTTTTATCCGGTAATCAATAAGGATATCGGATTTCATGCTAAGGTAATGGCGAATTGTACCAAAGCTAAGACGGTAAAAGAGCTAGCTCGGCTATGTGGATATAGTTTAACCCCTTTCAACAAACTATTTTTGGAGCATTTTCAACATTCGTCACCCTACAAATGGATGCTGCAACAAAACGCACCTCTTATCAAAGCCAGACTACTGGATAAAACAGTTCCGATAAAAGCAATTGCTGCTGAATTTGGCTTTACTGACCAAACTCATCTGAATAGATATTGCAAGCGTTACTTTAATACCACTGCACTTCAGATAAGAAATCGAAACGACTAA
- a CDS encoding Integrase, with protein MVGVSQNLTTYVARHSWATVAKEKGISVAIISEGLGHCTESVTNVYLKSFDQVVLDEANSQVSLL; from the coding sequence ATGGTTGGTGTGAGTCAGAACCTCACCACTTATGTGGCACGTCACTCGTGGGCAACGGTAGCCAAAGAGAAGGGGATTTCGGTTGCCATTATCAGCGAAGGGTTGGGGCATTGTACCGAAAGCGTGACGAATGTGTACCTGAAATCTTTCGATCAAGTTGTGCTTGATGAAGCAAATTCGCAAGTTTCACTATTATAA
- a CDS encoding Signal recognition particle, subunit Ffh SRP54 has translation MFENLSERLERSFKILKGQGKITEINVAESLKDVRRALIEADVNYKVAKTFIDDVKVKAVGTEVLTAVNPSQMIVKIVHDELAALMGGKAVEINLKDSPSIILVAGLQGSGKTTFSGKLANMLKKKGRGVMLIAGDIYRPAAIDQLKILGEQIGVEVYSEPENKNAVQLVENGIKYAKSKGTNTIIVDTAGRLAIDEQMMQEITAIKRAISPSETLFVVDSMTGQDAVNTAKEFNDKLDFDGVVLTKLDGDTRGGAAISIRAVVNKPLKFVSNGEKMEALDVFHPERMADRILGMGDIVSLVEKAQEQFDEEEARKLQSKLRKDTFNFDDFLKQIQQIKKMGNIKDIASMIPGIGKALKNVEMDNSMFKQTEAIIYSMTPAERENPALINGSRKQRIAKGSGVEVADVNRLLTQFDQTRKMMKMVAGGGLQKAAALNNKKKKKR, from the coding sequence ATGTTTGAGAATTTAAGCGAAAGATTAGAGAGGTCATTTAAGATACTCAAAGGGCAGGGCAAGATTACAGAAATCAACGTTGCCGAGAGCCTCAAGGATGTTCGCCGCGCACTTATCGAGGCGGACGTAAACTATAAGGTTGCCAAAACCTTTATTGACGATGTGAAGGTTAAGGCTGTGGGCACGGAGGTGCTCACGGCGGTCAATCCCTCGCAGATGATTGTCAAGATTGTGCACGATGAACTCGCTGCGCTAATGGGTGGCAAGGCGGTGGAAATCAACCTCAAAGATTCGCCCTCGATCATTCTTGTGGCAGGTCTGCAAGGTTCGGGTAAGACCACCTTTTCGGGCAAGTTGGCAAATATGCTCAAGAAGAAGGGGCGCGGTGTTATGCTTATCGCAGGTGATATTTATCGCCCTGCGGCAATAGACCAGCTCAAGATTCTGGGCGAGCAAATTGGCGTTGAGGTATACTCCGAACCCGAGAATAAGAATGCTGTTCAGTTAGTCGAAAACGGTATTAAGTATGCCAAGAGTAAGGGCACGAATACCATTATTGTCGATACGGCAGGGCGTTTGGCTATCGACGAGCAGATGATGCAGGAGATTACGGCTATAAAGCGTGCAATCAGTCCGAGCGAGACGCTCTTTGTTGTCGATTCTATGACCGGTCAGGATGCCGTGAACACAGCTAAGGAGTTCAACGATAAACTTGATTTTGACGGCGTTGTGCTCACCAAGTTGGATGGCGACACCCGCGGCGGTGCTGCAATCTCGATTCGTGCGGTTGTCAATAAGCCTCTCAAATTCGTCTCCAACGGCGAGAAGATGGAGGCACTCGATGTCTTCCATCCCGAACGTATGGCTGACCGCATCCTTGGTATGGGTGATATTGTCTCGCTGGTAGAAAAAGCTCAGGAGCAATTCGACGAGGAGGAGGCGCGCAAGCTCCAGAGCAAACTCAGAAAGGATACCTTCAATTTCGATGACTTCTTGAAGCAGATTCAGCAAATCAAGAAGATGGGCAACATTAAGGATATAGCCTCAATGATACCCGGTATAGGCAAGGCACTAAAAAATGTGGAGATGGACAACTCGATGTTCAAGCAGACAGAGGCGATTATTTACTCTATGACCCCTGCCGAGCGCGAAAATCCGGCACTTATCAACGGCTCGCGCAAGCAACGTATTGCCAAAGGTAGCGGCGTTGAGGTTGCCGATGTGAACAGGCTATTAACGCAGTTCGACCAAACCCGCAAAATGATGAAGATGGTAGCAGGTGGCGGTTTGCAGAAGGCGGCAGCACTAAACAATAAAAAGAAAAAGAAGAGGTAA
- a CDS encoding Transcriptional regulator, ArsR family, producing the protein MFVYLRTEKEIMAKDYTPKEEQIARFAKALGHPARVAILRFLASQDCCFFGDIHEVLPIAKATVSQHLTELKNAGLIQGEIQPPKVKYCIDPSQWALAKELIGEFMSCCNPESGKCCK; encoded by the coding sequence TTGTTCGTATATTTGCGAACGGAAAAAGAGATTATGGCAAAAGATTACACACCAAAAGAGGAGCAGATAGCTCGATTTGCAAAGGCGTTGGGACATCCGGCACGAGTGGCGATATTGAGGTTTTTGGCATCGCAGGATTGCTGTTTTTTTGGCGACATACACGAAGTGCTGCCCATTGCCAAAGCGACTGTATCACAGCACTTAACTGAGCTGAAAAATGCAGGGCTGATTCAGGGCGAGATTCAACCGCCAAAGGTGAAATACTGCATCGACCCCTCGCAGTGGGCATTGGCAAAGGAGTTAATCGGCGAGTTTATGAGTTGCTGTAATCCTGAAAGCGGCAAGTGCTGCAAATAG
- a CDS encoding redox-active disulfide protein 2: MEIKVLGTGCAGCKALYETTKQAVAESGIDATVVKVEDLMQIMNYNVMSMPALVIDEKVVSKGQRLSLAQVKELITK, encoded by the coding sequence ATGGAAATCAAAGTATTGGGCACGGGTTGTGCGGGGTGCAAGGCACTCTATGAAACCACGAAACAGGCAGTAGCCGAATCCGGCATTGATGCCACTGTTGTAAAGGTGGAGGATTTGATGCAGATTATGAATTACAATGTTATGTCGATGCCAGCTTTGGTGATTGACGAAAAGGTGGTGTCCAAGGGGCAGAGACTCTCCCTTGCTCAGGTTAAGGAGTTAATTACTAAATAA
- a CDS encoding Cytochrome c biogenesis protein codes for MEWLQQLLDSSTVPLVTAFLLGLLTAVSPCPLATNITAIGFISKDIESRHRIFWNGILYTVGRIITYAGIGFILIPILREGASIYAIQKTIGKYGEIVIAPALILIGLFMLFGERLNLPKFGFKGGSENLKKRGGWGALLLGVLFSLAFCPSSGIFYFGMLMPMAAAETGGYLLPFVFAIATGLPVIIVAWILAYSVAGLGKFYHRMQSFQKVMNFVIALLFIAVGIYYAIILWL; via the coding sequence ATGGAATGGTTGCAACAACTCTTAGATAGCAGCACCGTTCCTTTGGTTACGGCATTTCTGTTGGGATTGCTCACGGCGGTTAGCCCCTGTCCATTGGCGACCAATATCACCGCCATCGGATTTATCAGCAAAGACATCGAGAGCCGCCACCGCATATTTTGGAACGGGATACTCTATACTGTTGGGCGAATTATCACCTATGCAGGTATCGGGTTTATCCTTATTCCTATTCTGCGTGAGGGGGCGAGTATCTATGCTATCCAGAAGACAATCGGCAAGTATGGCGAGATTGTGATTGCTCCGGCACTTATCCTCATAGGGCTTTTTATGCTCTTTGGTGAGCGACTCAATCTGCCTAAATTCGGATTTAAGGGTGGTTCAGAGAACCTCAAAAAGCGTGGTGGTTGGGGTGCATTGCTCTTGGGGGTGCTCTTCTCGCTGGCATTTTGCCCATCGAGCGGTATTTTCTATTTCGGAATGTTGATGCCAATGGCGGCGGCTGAAACGGGAGGTTATCTATTGCCGTTTGTGTTTGCCATCGCAACAGGGCTGCCCGTGATTATCGTGGCGTGGATATTGGCATATAGCGTAGCGGGGCTTGGTAAGTTCTACCACCGTATGCAGAGTTTTCAAAAAGTTATGAATTTCGTTATCGCACTGCTATTCATTGCAGTGGGGATATATTACGCAATAATTCTATGGTTATGA
- a CDS encoding Arsenate reductase encodes MKVLILCTGNSCRSQMAHGFLQSFDKDLIVRSAGTRAAGKLNEGAVRAMAEVGIDISHHTSDPVEKYLGEEWDYVITVCGGANGSCPMFTGKVKHRLHIGFDDPSHATGTPEFIESEFRRVRDEIKEKFYEFYQSL; translated from the coding sequence ATGAAAGTATTGATACTATGTACAGGCAACAGTTGCCGCAGTCAAATGGCGCACGGATTTTTGCAGTCCTTTGACAAAGATTTAATCGTTCGCTCGGCAGGGACACGCGCCGCCGGCAAACTCAACGAGGGGGCGGTCAGAGCAATGGCAGAGGTCGGCATCGACATATCACACCACACATCCGACCCTGTTGAAAAATACTTGGGCGAAGAGTGGGACTATGTAATAACGGTTTGCGGCGGAGCAAATGGGAGCTGCCCAATGTTCACAGGAAAAGTGAAACACCGCCTGCATATTGGCTTCGACGACCCATCGCATGCCACAGGGACACCCGAATTTATCGAAAGTGAGTTTCGCCGCGTGAGAGATGAGATTAAAGAGAAGTTTTACGAGTTCTACCAAAGTCTATAA
- a CDS encoding Arsenical-resistance protein ACR3 encodes MKSFEKYLTLWVALCIVVGIAMGKFLPVVPQMLGQFEYANVSIPVAILIWLMIYPMMLKVDFQSVKNVGRNPKGIVITCITNWLIKPFTMFGIAWLFFYVIFKALIPAELAHEYLAGAVLLGAAPCTAMVFVWSHLTRGDAAYTLVQVAVNDLIILVAFAPIVAFLLGVGGVEIPWDTLLLSVVLFVVIPLAAGVLTRISVIKHRGIDYFNNVFLKKFDNFTIGGLLLTLVILFSFQGETILANPLHILLIAIPLVIQTVLIFFVAYGWAKAWRLPHSVAAPAGMIGASNFFELAVAVAISLFGLQSGAALATVVGVLVEVPVMLMLVRIANNTQKHFIK; translated from the coding sequence ATGAAAAGTTTTGAAAAATATCTGACCCTTTGGGTCGCACTATGTATCGTTGTGGGAATTGCTATGGGGAAATTTCTGCCCGTTGTTCCCCAAATGCTCGGTCAGTTCGAGTATGCCAATGTCTCCATTCCTGTCGCCATACTCATTTGGTTGATGATATATCCGATGATGCTCAAGGTTGATTTTCAGAGCGTGAAAAACGTTGGGCGAAACCCCAAAGGCATTGTCATAACCTGCATAACCAACTGGTTGATAAAACCTTTTACGATGTTCGGGATTGCTTGGCTATTCTTTTATGTGATTTTCAAGGCGTTAATTCCTGCGGAGTTGGCACACGAATACTTGGCGGGTGCAGTGCTCTTGGGAGCTGCTCCGTGTACGGCAATGGTCTTTGTGTGGAGTCATCTGACCCGAGGCGATGCCGCATATACGCTCGTTCAGGTGGCTGTCAATGATTTGATTATTCTTGTGGCATTTGCTCCGATTGTGGCGTTTTTGTTAGGGGTTGGAGGGGTTGAGATTCCGTGGGATACACTACTGCTGTCGGTGGTGCTCTTTGTGGTGATTCCGCTTGCGGCAGGAGTGCTGACTCGTATTTCGGTAATCAAACATCGTGGTATAGACTATTTCAATAACGTATTCCTCAAAAAGTTTGACAACTTCACCATAGGTGGATTGCTCTTGACTCTTGTTATCCTATTCTCTTTTCAAGGCGAAACAATCCTTGCCAATCCGCTCCATATCCTTCTGATTGCCATACCTCTCGTTATTCAGACCGTGCTGATATTCTTTGTCGCTTACGGTTGGGCGAAGGCTTGGCGGTTGCCACATTCGGTGGCTGCTCCTGCCGGAATGATTGGGGCGAGCAACTTTTTTGAATTGGCGGTAGCTGTGGCAATATCACTTTTTGGACTCCAATCGGGTGCGGCATTGGCAACCGTTGTGGGCGTATTGGTCGAAGTTCCCGTAATGCTGATGTTGGTACGAATTGCAAATAACACACAAAAACACTTTATAAAATGA
- a CDS encoding Transporter, with the protein MIQQFADWLVYGVFGLDARSALGSSVNFFFYDAIKILMLLFLISALMGIVNAYLPIDRLRKFLTERKLCGFQYLFAALFGAITPFCSCSSVPLFIGFVKGGIPLGVTFAFLITSPLVNEVALAIFLGAFGVKVTLIYAISGILLGVVGGWVLGKLRLERLLSPWVQQLQAQSETESEEWQAEKTPFIKRLPTILRDAWGIVRGVIIYVIAGIALGAAMHGYVPEGFFESYLSADKWYSVPLAVILAIPMYAGCAGVAPLVQVFVAKGVPMGTAIAFMMAVVGLSLPEATMLKKVMTWKLIGIFFGVVTLFMILSGYLFNIVL; encoded by the coding sequence ATGATACAACAATTTGCCGACTGGCTCGTGTATGGAGTTTTCGGACTTGATGCCCGGAGTGCATTGGGAAGTTCCGTAAACTTCTTTTTCTACGATGCGATAAAGATTCTAATGCTTTTATTTCTCATCAGTGCCCTAATGGGCATCGTGAACGCATATCTGCCTATCGACCGCCTAAGAAAGTTCCTGACCGAACGAAAGCTATGCGGATTCCAATACCTCTTTGCCGCTCTTTTCGGAGCAATTACACCGTTTTGTTCGTGCTCGTCCGTGCCGCTGTTTATCGGTTTTGTCAAGGGTGGTATTCCGCTGGGGGTAACGTTTGCTTTTTTGATAACCTCGCCCTTGGTCAATGAGGTGGCATTGGCAATATTTCTTGGTGCATTCGGAGTGAAAGTTACCTTGATATATGCCATTAGTGGAATTCTATTGGGTGTGGTTGGTGGTTGGGTGCTTGGGAAACTACGGCTTGAACGCCTGCTCAGCCCCTGGGTACAACAACTACAGGCACAATCCGAAACCGAAAGCGAAGAGTGGCAGGCAGAAAAAACTCCGTTCATTAAACGTCTGCCCACCATTTTGCGTGATGCGTGGGGTATAGTGAGAGGGGTGATAATTTATGTGATAGCGGGTATTGCTCTGGGAGCAGCGATGCACGGGTATGTTCCCGAAGGTTTCTTTGAGAGCTATCTGTCAGCCGATAAATGGTATAGTGTGCCATTGGCTGTCATCTTGGCAATTCCGATGTATGCCGGTTGCGCCGGAGTTGCGCCACTGGTTCAGGTATTTGTAGCCAAGGGTGTGCCAATGGGGACTGCTATTGCCTTTATGATGGCGGTGGTGGGGCTGTCGCTACCCGAAGCCACGATGCTCAAAAAGGTGATGACGTGGAAGTTGATTGGCATCTTCTTCGGAGTGGTTACACTATTTATGATACTGTCGGGATATTTGTTCAATATCGTACTATGA